One window of the Arthrobacter sp. D5-1 genome contains the following:
- a CDS encoding helix-turn-helix transcriptional regulator, with translation MDNRTETRDFLSTRRAKITPEQAGLAAYGGNRRVPGLRRGEVAMLAGMSVEYYTRLERGNLSGVSESVLDSLANALQLDDAERAHLYDLARAASDGGKFRRRPVRKQAIRPGVQLTLDAITGSPAFIRNGRLDLLATNALGRALYADIYDSPSGPPNHARFLFLDPRSHDFYTDWERAANDTVAIMRTEAGRDPYDRGLSDLVGELSTRSEEFRVRWASHNVRQHFTGKKQFRHRIVGDLHLLYEALELSADAGLTLTVYNAEPGTGTADALQLLASWAATTPASAADSEPIRHHH, from the coding sequence ATGGACAACCGGACTGAGACGCGTGACTTTCTTTCCACCCGAAGGGCGAAAATCACGCCGGAGCAAGCGGGACTGGCAGCTTATGGCGGCAACCGTCGGGTCCCCGGACTTCGACGCGGCGAAGTGGCCATGTTGGCAGGCATGAGTGTTGAGTATTACACCCGGCTGGAACGGGGAAACCTCTCCGGGGTCTCTGAAAGTGTGCTGGACTCGCTGGCCAACGCCTTGCAGCTGGACGACGCCGAACGCGCCCATCTGTATGACCTCGCCCGCGCGGCAAGCGATGGCGGCAAGTTCCGGCGTCGTCCTGTCCGGAAGCAGGCCATCCGGCCGGGGGTGCAACTCACGCTGGATGCGATCACCGGCTCGCCGGCTTTCATCCGCAACGGCAGGTTGGACCTTCTGGCAACGAACGCCTTGGGTCGGGCCCTGTACGCAGACATTTACGACAGCCCGTCCGGACCGCCCAACCATGCACGTTTCCTCTTCCTTGATCCCCGCAGCCACGATTTCTACACGGACTGGGAACGCGCCGCCAACGACACCGTGGCCATCATGCGAACGGAGGCCGGCCGTGATCCTTATGACCGAGGGCTCAGCGACCTTGTGGGCGAGCTGTCCACCCGCAGCGAGGAATTCCGTGTCCGCTGGGCATCCCACAATGTCCGCCAGCATTTCACCGGGAAGAAACAGTTCCGGCACCGGATAGTCGGTGATCTGCACTTGCTCTACGAGGCCCTCGAATTATCCGCTGACGCCGGTTTGACCTTGACCGTCTACAACGCCGAACCCGGTACGGGCACTGCGGACGCCCTTCAATTACTCGCAAGCTGGGCTGCGACCACTCCCGCGTCGGCCGCGGACTCAGAGCCCATCCGTCACCATCACTGA
- a CDS encoding acyltransferase, which translates to MNPQHHLNFDYSPWTFWSSASEAERDAQHEYQNGFAARDGVTIGERAFLSPMASIDPDSLSIGADSFIAAHAYVTGTVTIGDDCTVNAFTVVRGDITMGDGVRIGAHTSILGFNHSMDPAEPVFKQPLTSTGIRIGDDVWIGSNVVVLDGVTVGSHAVLAAGAVVTKDVPEWCIVGGNPARRIRDRRDAAPARTLGDMTAADGGLLAELRAFADAARTDAPLILSRSWTSADGGCYVDRPGTSPTVRAHCDAIEIADLLLGSVPPQLTRADHIEQLQALQDPTSGLVPELGSARSTTSAPLIFGEGPATYHVLSAGYALDLLGSRFRHPVYCIADMDPAMLISSLDALPWRKEAWGSGAWVDAWGTAAYWNLARNHPNSVGSLEALFGWLLTHVNPLAGTWGTPTTDTRMKVVNGYYRLTRGTFAQFGVPVPHVERLVDTVMEHSSDPRYFSPGRQNACNVLDVVHPLWLASKQTSYRRAEINSWAGAQLKQALGLWHPGQGMAFSAAEESGDHHLPTLQGTEMWLAIIWYLADILDSAEALGYRPRGVHRPEPAWSLPGL; encoded by the coding sequence GTGAATCCCCAGCACCACCTCAATTTTGACTACTCTCCTTGGACGTTTTGGAGTTCTGCCTCGGAGGCGGAACGGGACGCGCAGCACGAATACCAAAATGGCTTCGCAGCACGCGATGGCGTCACCATAGGTGAGCGGGCTTTCCTGTCTCCGATGGCCAGTATTGACCCCGACTCACTGTCCATTGGCGCAGACTCCTTCATAGCCGCCCACGCCTACGTCACGGGTACCGTCACCATTGGTGACGATTGCACGGTTAACGCCTTTACCGTGGTTCGAGGCGACATCACCATGGGCGACGGCGTGAGGATCGGCGCCCACACCTCCATCCTCGGCTTCAACCACTCCATGGATCCCGCCGAACCCGTTTTTAAACAGCCGTTGACCAGCACAGGTATCCGCATCGGAGACGACGTCTGGATTGGGTCCAACGTGGTGGTCCTTGACGGAGTCACAGTTGGCTCGCACGCAGTTCTGGCCGCGGGCGCCGTGGTCACCAAGGATGTTCCCGAATGGTGCATCGTGGGCGGAAACCCCGCCCGCAGGATCCGCGACAGGCGGGACGCCGCTCCGGCCAGGACGTTGGGGGATATGACCGCGGCCGACGGCGGGCTGTTGGCAGAGTTGAGAGCCTTCGCCGATGCGGCACGCACCGATGCTCCGCTGATTCTTTCAAGGAGTTGGACCTCCGCCGATGGCGGCTGCTATGTGGACCGTCCTGGCACATCGCCGACCGTCAGGGCGCACTGCGATGCCATTGAAATCGCGGACCTCCTGTTGGGTTCCGTCCCACCGCAGCTCACCCGGGCGGATCACATCGAGCAGCTCCAGGCACTCCAGGATCCGACCTCCGGGCTGGTGCCGGAGTTGGGCTCCGCCCGCTCCACCACCAGTGCACCCCTGATTTTTGGCGAGGGACCAGCCACCTATCACGTCCTCTCGGCAGGCTATGCCCTAGATCTACTGGGGAGCCGGTTCCGCCATCCGGTGTACTGCATCGCCGACATGGACCCGGCAATGCTGATTTCTTCCTTGGACGCGCTGCCGTGGCGAAAGGAAGCCTGGGGATCAGGTGCTTGGGTGGACGCATGGGGCACTGCCGCTTACTGGAACCTTGCGCGGAATCATCCCAACTCCGTGGGTTCGTTGGAGGCGCTGTTCGGCTGGCTGCTGACGCACGTCAATCCGTTGGCTGGAACGTGGGGTACGCCCACGACAGATACCCGGATGAAGGTCGTCAATGGGTATTACCGCCTGACTCGTGGCACTTTTGCGCAGTTCGGGGTACCGGTCCCCCACGTTGAACGCCTCGTGGACACTGTCATGGAGCACTCCTCGGATCCGCGCTATTTCTCCCCCGGGCGGCAGAATGCCTGCAACGTCCTGGACGTCGTCCATCCTTTGTGGCTGGCGTCCAAGCAGACCTCATATCGCCGGGCAGAGATCAACAGCTGGGCCGGAGCCCAGCTGAAGCAGGCCTTGGGCCTGTGGCATCCAGGCCAAGGAATGGCTTTCAGCGCTGCGGAAGAGAGCGGAGACCACCATCTCCCAACACTTCAAGGAACGGAGATGTGGCTGGCCATCATCTGGTACCTCGCCGACATCCTGGACAGCGCTGAAGCACTGGGATACAGACCCCGCGGCGTCCACCGGCCCGAACCCGCGTGGTCGCTGCCTGGTCTGTAG
- the hrpB gene encoding ATP-dependent helicase HrpB, with amino-acid sequence MTFRLDTIGRGLVFAQSLADLTAALERQGDGGVAVVQAPPGTGKTTLVPPLLANLLAERQSGQPRIVVTQPRRVAARSAARRLAALDGSRLGGRVGYTVRGESRAGKDTVVEFVTPGILLRRLLSDPGLEDVHAVVLDEVHERALDTDLLIGMLAEVRELRGDLTLIAMSATLDAPRFAALLKQSGTAHDDGGPAPVVDCPSALYPLEVQWAPSGEHRLNERGVARTFLDHVARTAATAHGLALAANPEADALVFLPGAREVSDVAHRLRAQVPRNVEVLELHGQIGPDAQDRAVSGREPGGPPRIIVSTSLAESSLTVPGVRLVIDSGLAREPRRDSGRGMSGLVTVSCSRASADQRAGRAARQGPGAVVRCYDHQSFAAAPAHQTPEISVADLTGAALVLACWGAPGGMGLQLPDAPPSGAMDEAVEVLRELGAVAGDGSVTALGKSLARIPADPRLARALLDGAAVVGTRAAAETVALVAGDQRAPGADLTALLTSLRSGSDPAARRFAEEAKRMESMALQEASGVVPSRLPADVPAREAPGFVVALAFPDRVGRRVPGDGSTYLLSSGTRAGLPAGSPLSGHEWLAVSEVSRAQGRDAAGTGALIRSAAPLSAELAHAAAPDLMVTNVQAKFDHGKVTARLERRLGAIVLSSTPVRPSAEAGRHAVGEALAKTGLSMIGWSTAADTLRRRLALLHHELGAPWPDVREARLLARLEDWLTPELEQMATGTPVKSINLAEPLRRLLPWPEASRLDSLAPERLQVPSGSRVRIDYPEVSEKGPEEHDGARPVVAVKLQECFGWDRTPLLVDGRVPVLFHLLSPAGRPLAVTDDLASFWSGPYSQVRAEMRGRYPKHPWPEDPWTAPATARTKNRMQSGHSS; translated from the coding sequence GTGACTTTCAGACTGGACACCATCGGTAGGGGGCTGGTCTTTGCTCAATCCCTCGCGGACCTGACCGCGGCGCTGGAACGCCAGGGCGATGGCGGCGTGGCAGTCGTACAGGCGCCGCCCGGCACGGGCAAGACCACGCTCGTGCCTCCGCTGCTGGCCAACCTGCTGGCCGAACGGCAATCCGGCCAGCCACGTATCGTCGTCACCCAACCACGGCGTGTTGCTGCGCGTTCGGCTGCACGCCGGCTGGCGGCATTGGACGGCAGCCGCTTGGGCGGCAGAGTGGGTTACACCGTGCGCGGGGAGAGCAGGGCCGGCAAGGATACGGTGGTGGAATTCGTCACGCCCGGCATTCTCCTCCGCCGCCTCCTCAGCGATCCCGGACTGGAGGACGTTCACGCCGTGGTCCTGGATGAGGTGCACGAACGCGCGCTTGATACCGATCTGTTGATTGGCATGCTTGCCGAGGTCCGTGAGCTCCGTGGCGACCTGACGTTGATTGCAATGTCAGCAACCCTCGACGCCCCGCGTTTCGCAGCCCTCCTGAAGCAAAGCGGGACAGCTCACGACGACGGCGGCCCGGCTCCCGTGGTTGACTGCCCTTCTGCGCTGTACCCGCTGGAGGTTCAGTGGGCCCCCTCCGGTGAGCACCGCCTCAACGAACGGGGAGTGGCCCGCACGTTCCTGGATCACGTGGCCCGTACCGCCGCGACCGCCCACGGACTGGCTTTGGCCGCCAACCCTGAAGCTGATGCTCTGGTCTTCCTGCCGGGCGCCCGTGAAGTGTCCGACGTCGCACATCGCCTTCGCGCCCAGGTTCCCCGGAACGTGGAGGTACTTGAGTTGCACGGCCAGATCGGTCCCGACGCCCAGGATCGGGCTGTGTCCGGGCGTGAGCCCGGCGGCCCGCCGCGGATCATTGTGTCGACCTCGCTGGCTGAGTCATCCCTCACCGTTCCCGGCGTGCGGCTCGTTATTGATTCGGGTTTGGCCAGGGAACCGCGGAGGGACTCGGGGCGTGGGATGTCGGGCTTGGTGACCGTCTCCTGCTCACGGGCTTCGGCCGACCAGCGTGCCGGACGCGCGGCACGGCAAGGGCCAGGCGCGGTGGTCCGCTGTTACGACCACCAGTCTTTCGCAGCGGCCCCGGCCCACCAAACACCCGAGATTTCGGTAGCCGACCTCACGGGAGCCGCGCTGGTCCTCGCCTGCTGGGGCGCTCCGGGAGGCATGGGCTTGCAGCTGCCTGACGCTCCACCTTCAGGAGCCATGGACGAGGCTGTGGAAGTCCTCCGGGAACTGGGTGCAGTGGCCGGGGACGGATCCGTCACCGCGCTGGGCAAGTCACTGGCACGCATTCCGGCCGATCCTCGCCTGGCCCGGGCCTTGCTGGATGGAGCTGCAGTGGTCGGCACGCGGGCAGCGGCGGAGACCGTAGCACTCGTGGCTGGTGACCAGCGCGCACCCGGTGCGGACCTCACCGCCTTGCTGACGTCGCTGAGGTCCGGTTCCGATCCCGCCGCGCGACGTTTCGCGGAGGAGGCCAAGCGGATGGAGTCGATGGCCTTGCAGGAGGCGTCCGGCGTCGTGCCTTCACGACTCCCAGCGGACGTTCCCGCCAGGGAAGCGCCCGGCTTCGTGGTGGCGTTGGCTTTCCCGGACCGTGTGGGGCGTCGCGTTCCCGGAGATGGATCCACATACCTGTTGTCCTCCGGGACACGGGCCGGGCTTCCTGCCGGAAGTCCGTTGTCCGGGCATGAGTGGCTGGCAGTGTCCGAAGTGTCGCGGGCACAGGGCCGCGACGCTGCGGGAACGGGCGCGCTGATCCGCTCAGCGGCGCCGTTGTCCGCGGAACTTGCCCACGCTGCTGCCCCCGATCTCATGGTCACCAACGTGCAGGCGAAGTTTGACCACGGGAAGGTGACCGCCCGCCTGGAACGTCGGTTGGGAGCGATCGTCTTGTCCTCCACGCCTGTGCGCCCCAGCGCAGAAGCCGGACGCCATGCGGTGGGTGAGGCCTTGGCAAAAACCGGGTTGTCCATGATCGGGTGGTCAACAGCAGCCGACACCCTGCGGAGGCGGCTCGCGTTGCTGCACCACGAGCTCGGTGCGCCATGGCCCGACGTCCGTGAAGCCAGACTGCTGGCCCGACTCGAGGACTGGTTGACCCCGGAGCTGGAACAGATGGCTACCGGGACGCCTGTTAAGTCGATCAACCTTGCGGAGCCCTTGCGTCGGCTGCTGCCGTGGCCGGAAGCATCCCGCCTGGACAGCCTTGCTCCCGAGCGTCTGCAGGTTCCCAGCGGTTCGCGGGTCAGGATCGATTATCCGGAGGTGTCGGAGAAAGGCCCGGAAGAGCACGACGGCGCCAGGCCGGTGGTGGCGGTCAAACTCCAGGAATGCTTCGGCTGGGACCGCACGCCACTGCTCGTCGACGGCAGGGTCCCTGTGCTGTTCCACTTGCTGTCTCCGGCAGGCAGGCCATTGGCCGTCACTGACGATCTCGCTTCCTTCTGGTCCGGTCCCTATTCCCAGGTCCGGGCCGAGATGCGTGGGCGCTACCCCAAGCATCCCTGGCCCGAAGACCCGTGGACTGCGCCGGCCACCGCCAGGACCAAGAACAGGATGCAGTCCGGCCACTCCAGCTAG
- a CDS encoding NAD(P)-dependent alcohol dehydrogenase — protein sequence MPTANAYAAPSATGDLTLTTIERREVGPNDVHIDIKFAGICHSDIHTVRGDWGPQQYPLAPGHEIAGIVTEVGSDVTKHKVGDRVGVGCMVNSCKECRNCLAGEEQYCLKGNVGTYGAVDRDGTITQGGYSSHVVVNEDFVVTIPEGLELDVAAPLLCAGITTYSPLHHWGAGPGKKVAVVGLGGLGHMAVKIAHAMGAEVTVLSQSLKKMEDGLGLGADHYYATSDPATFEQLGGTFDLIINTVSASIDISAYLQLLTLDGTLVNVGAPAEPLPVNVFSLITGRRRFAGSAIGGIRETQEMLNFCAEHALGAEIEVIPASRINEAYERVLASDVRYRFVIDASTIG from the coding sequence ATGCCTACCGCTAACGCTTACGCTGCCCCCTCGGCTACGGGCGACCTGACCCTGACCACCATCGAACGTCGCGAGGTCGGCCCGAACGACGTCCACATTGACATCAAGTTCGCCGGCATCTGCCATTCCGATATCCACACGGTCCGCGGTGATTGGGGGCCGCAGCAGTATCCTCTGGCCCCCGGTCACGAAATCGCCGGCATCGTCACCGAGGTTGGCTCCGATGTGACCAAGCACAAGGTGGGCGACCGCGTTGGCGTCGGCTGCATGGTCAACTCGTGCAAGGAGTGCCGGAACTGCCTGGCCGGAGAGGAACAATACTGCCTCAAGGGAAACGTGGGCACCTATGGTGCCGTTGACCGCGACGGCACCATCACCCAAGGCGGATATTCCAGCCATGTGGTGGTGAATGAGGACTTCGTCGTCACCATTCCGGAGGGCCTGGAACTGGACGTTGCTGCTCCGCTGCTCTGCGCAGGCATCACCACCTACTCGCCCCTGCACCACTGGGGCGCCGGTCCCGGCAAGAAGGTTGCGGTTGTCGGGCTTGGCGGACTCGGCCACATGGCCGTCAAGATCGCCCATGCCATGGGCGCTGAGGTCACGGTCCTTTCGCAGTCATTGAAGAAGATGGAGGACGGGCTCGGGCTTGGCGCGGACCACTACTACGCCACCAGTGATCCCGCCACATTCGAGCAACTCGGCGGCACCTTCGACCTCATCATCAACACGGTCAGCGCTTCGATCGATATCAGCGCGTACCTTCAGTTGCTGACACTTGATGGCACATTGGTCAACGTTGGCGCCCCGGCCGAACCGCTGCCGGTGAACGTGTTCTCGCTGATCACAGGTCGTCGCCGGTTCGCTGGTTCCGCCATTGGCGGCATCCGGGAAACGCAGGAAATGCTGAACTTCTGCGCCGAACATGCCCTTGGCGCCGAAATCGAGGTCATCCCGGCCAGCAGGATCAACGAGGCGTACGAGCGCGTGCTCGCCTCCGACGTCCGCTACCGCTTTGTCATCGACGCTTCCACCATCGGCTAG
- a CDS encoding amidohydrolase, giving the protein MTPDLIVLADTIHTMDGHRGDFRQAVAVRDGVITAIGSRVEAQDWAHAGTRVVDLGNATLTPGLVDCHIHPVFGLDLTIGVDLSSAATMEEVRALLQSESANDGGWLRGWGLNPNAFGTVPLHRSVLDAVGGDKPALIRLFDGHSALANSRALDLAGIRGRHEFEQASEVVCDADGVPTGLLLEAAAMELVQRHIPQETFDERKARLAALLEDFARAGLTGGHIMDHSDESARLFRALEIDGGLPLRLRSAPWCMPGTDESDWKELARTVGTGGRRWSVEAIKLFVDGTVDNGTAWLYEPDAYGQSTAPFWPRPEEYSAAVRYFASRGIPTATHAIGDAGVEHVLNALESLPGAVPADVLRRTVHRIEHIETVPDGLVERFRSAGVVASMQPTHCTHYSAADHSDNWSTRLGAERADRAWRCRDLREAGVTLGIGSDWPIAPFEPLPIIADAQLRRRSGHPEQEPIAPAQGLTAYQALEGYTSHAAKAAGLWDASGSISVGKRADFTAFELDPLTTDPDELAASAVLGTFVDGEIQFMLERLT; this is encoded by the coding sequence ATGACTCCTGACCTCATCGTCCTTGCCGACACCATCCACACCATGGACGGCCACCGCGGCGATTTCCGCCAGGCCGTAGCCGTGCGCGACGGAGTGATTACCGCCATCGGAAGCCGGGTTGAAGCACAGGACTGGGCGCACGCGGGCACCCGCGTGGTTGACCTTGGGAACGCGACGCTGACTCCGGGCCTGGTGGACTGCCACATCCATCCGGTGTTCGGGCTGGACCTGACCATCGGTGTTGACCTGTCCAGTGCTGCCACTATGGAGGAAGTCCGCGCCCTGCTCCAGTCGGAATCAGCGAACGACGGCGGCTGGTTGCGTGGCTGGGGACTGAACCCCAACGCCTTTGGCACAGTTCCGTTGCACCGGAGCGTTCTGGATGCTGTCGGCGGTGACAAGCCCGCGCTGATCCGGTTGTTCGACGGTCATTCAGCCCTCGCCAACAGCCGGGCGCTGGACCTGGCAGGCATCCGAGGCAGGCATGAATTCGAGCAGGCTTCCGAGGTGGTGTGCGATGCCGACGGTGTTCCGACCGGCCTCCTCCTTGAAGCAGCCGCCATGGAACTTGTCCAACGGCACATCCCCCAGGAAACGTTCGACGAACGGAAAGCCAGGCTCGCTGCCTTGCTGGAGGACTTTGCCCGAGCAGGATTGACCGGCGGTCACATCATGGACCACAGCGACGAATCCGCCCGCCTTTTCCGGGCTTTGGAGATTGACGGCGGGCTGCCGCTGCGCCTGCGGAGCGCCCCGTGGTGCATGCCCGGCACCGATGAATCCGATTGGAAGGAACTGGCCCGCACCGTGGGGACCGGTGGGCGACGGTGGTCTGTTGAGGCCATCAAACTGTTCGTCGACGGAACCGTGGACAACGGAACCGCCTGGCTTTACGAACCCGACGCTTACGGCCAATCCACTGCGCCGTTCTGGCCACGGCCGGAGGAATACTCGGCCGCGGTCCGATACTTCGCCTCCCGGGGCATCCCGACGGCGACGCATGCGATCGGTGATGCGGGCGTGGAACACGTGTTGAATGCGCTGGAGTCATTGCCCGGCGCGGTGCCGGCTGATGTCCTGCGCCGGACCGTCCACCGCATTGAACACATCGAGACAGTTCCGGACGGGCTCGTGGAGCGCTTCAGGAGTGCGGGTGTAGTGGCCAGTATGCAACCAACGCACTGCACCCATTATTCAGCGGCGGACCACAGCGACAACTGGTCCACCCGGTTGGGCGCCGAGAGAGCGGACCGGGCCTGGCGCTGCAGGGACCTCCGCGAGGCGGGAGTGACACTGGGCATCGGCTCGGACTGGCCGATCGCACCGTTTGAGCCCCTTCCCATCATCGCTGATGCGCAACTGCGCCGGCGATCCGGACATCCCGAGCAAGAGCCCATCGCGCCGGCGCAAGGTCTCACCGCATACCAGGCACTGGAGGGCTACACCTCGCATGCTGCCAAAGCGGCAGGCCTCTGGGATGCCTCCGGTTCCATCTCGGTGGGCAAACGGGCAGACTTCACGGCTTTCGAACTCGACCCCCTGACCACCGACCCCGACGAGTTGGCTGCCAGTGCGGTCCTGGGAACATTCGTCGACGGCGAGATCCAGTTCATGCTGGAGCGCCTCACCTAG
- a CDS encoding HNH endonuclease signature motif containing protein — MEKPGQSTALRAQFSPAVVALTAVRSRRVLSMPDVLKAGFKDSTATVTWIGHFHGAGLPNSQTKSARASSLTDPAPAGVSAQSPGSIPTVPPVQRPDSQRPDPKAAGSRDLAAFLDDSAALLDSARVSAAGEARLFGFVEAADFAGEVEEIARSVEYLQVVAAQAVERTRTEAQQTKPGPSAAAPQWRTGWTEPATDATAPGVTVPEATDPGVTVPGAASVLDDGYRNAAQFLRARLRIGIGEAKRRLALAPDVLPQTGMAGQNIPARHAILSQAVGSALVPSRSASIISTALDKVRNLTDEDTLTRMEHALTTTAVETDPDFVTTMAKRWIDAIDHDGPEPTEEILRQLQGVFLRRQRRHGLHHLEIFATDEQYEILTTAMNVATNPRLTTPGTGTTENTETGDNPHNNPHNSPGTGTGTSPDLDLDRRSRPQKLLNGLTSACSLAMRTEKLPANGGLPPQLTVTIGYQELLEQVHNHHHNPGTGTGTAAGLGTGAGTAPVTGIGTGAGIGTGTATFTGPMHPNTIRKIACDADILPVVLGSDSRILDIGRTTRIFPPHIRKAITARDQGCAFPDCTMPAPWCEAHHTTYWSHGGTTSTDNGTLLCSHHHHLIHKEQWRIDIKTGIPWFIPPPHIDPHQTPRRNHHHTPHRT; from the coding sequence ATGGAAAAACCAGGGCAGTCGACAGCACTCAGGGCGCAATTTTCCCCTGCTGTGGTTGCCCTGACCGCTGTCCGGTCACGACGCGTCTTGAGCATGCCGGACGTGCTGAAGGCCGGGTTCAAGGATTCGACGGCGACCGTCACTTGGATTGGCCACTTCCACGGCGCCGGGCTGCCCAACAGTCAGACGAAGTCCGCCCGGGCTTCATCGCTCACCGACCCCGCCCCGGCTGGCGTTTCGGCCCAAAGTCCAGGATCAATCCCGACCGTCCCGCCAGTCCAACGTCCCGACTCCCAGCGCCCTGATCCCAAGGCGGCCGGCAGCCGGGACCTGGCGGCGTTCCTTGACGACAGCGCGGCACTTCTGGACTCCGCGCGCGTGTCCGCTGCCGGTGAGGCGCGGCTGTTTGGGTTTGTTGAAGCGGCGGATTTTGCCGGCGAGGTCGAGGAGATCGCCCGGTCGGTGGAGTACTTGCAGGTGGTCGCGGCGCAGGCTGTGGAACGGACCCGGACCGAAGCCCAGCAAACCAAGCCCGGACCCTCGGCGGCAGCACCGCAATGGCGGACCGGCTGGACCGAACCAGCCACGGACGCAACGGCTCCGGGCGTAACGGTTCCAGAGGCGACGGATCCGGGCGTAACGGTTCCGGGAGCGGCCAGTGTTCTGGATGACGGGTACCGTAACGCGGCCCAGTTCCTGCGCGCACGGTTGCGGATCGGCATCGGAGAAGCCAAGCGCCGGCTCGCCCTCGCCCCGGACGTCCTCCCCCAAACCGGGATGGCCGGGCAGAACATCCCGGCCCGCCACGCAATCCTCTCCCAAGCGGTTGGTTCCGCACTGGTGCCTTCCCGTTCGGCCTCGATCATCAGCACCGCCCTGGACAAAGTCCGGAACCTCACCGACGAGGACACCCTCACCCGGATGGAACACGCCCTCACCACCACCGCGGTCGAGACCGACCCGGACTTCGTCACCACAATGGCCAAACGCTGGATCGACGCCATCGACCACGACGGCCCCGAACCCACCGAAGAAATCCTCCGCCAACTCCAAGGCGTGTTCCTCCGCCGCCAACGCCGCCACGGACTCCACCACCTCGAAATCTTCGCCACCGACGAACAATACGAAATCCTCACCACCGCCATGAACGTCGCCACCAACCCCCGCCTCACCACCCCCGGCACAGGCACCACGGAGAACACCGAAACCGGGGACAACCCACACAACAACCCACACAACAGCCCAGGCACAGGCACAGGCACCAGCCCGGACCTGGACCTGGACCGGCGCAGCCGCCCACAGAAACTCCTCAACGGCCTCACCAGCGCCTGCAGCCTCGCCATGCGCACCGAAAAACTACCCGCCAACGGCGGCCTCCCACCCCAACTCACCGTCACCATCGGATACCAAGAACTCCTCGAACAAGTCCACAACCACCACCACAACCCCGGCACCGGCACCGGCACAGCGGCTGGGCTAGGGACAGGGGCCGGGACAGCGCCAGTAACTGGGATAGGGACCGGGGCTGGGATAGGGACAGGCACCGCGACCTTCACCGGCCCGATGCACCCGAACACCATCCGCAAAATCGCCTGCGACGCCGACATCCTCCCCGTCGTGCTCGGCAGCGACTCCCGCATCCTGGACATCGGCCGCACCACCCGGATCTTCCCACCCCACATCCGCAAAGCCATCACCGCCCGCGACCAAGGATGCGCCTTCCCCGACTGCACCATGCCCGCACCCTGGTGCGAAGCCCACCACACCACCTACTGGTCCCACGGCGGCACCACCTCAACAGACAACGGCACCCTGCTCTGCAGCCACCACCACCACCTCATCCACAAAGAACAATGGCGCATCGACATCAAAACCGGCATCCCCTGGTTCATCCCCCCACCCCACATCGACCCACACCAAACACCCCGACGCAACCACCACCACACACCCCACAGAACATAG